A single genomic interval of Sphingobacteriales bacterium harbors:
- a CDS encoding T9SS type A sorting domain-containing protein, whose product MKKFFLILAVVFVFKTAHGQILNGSFENISGADLSNWGWICSAQSYKSAPASAGNWCIEVEGGNYQGCFPGCAFQKIPSITNGQQFYLSGWAFSQAAAPIGIYFGKIKNGIISKQLGDTTTAASWTYLSIQSSFSLEEGDTALVILSAGNTSGPIFGGYGYFDLINLEQVTAINTTIEQNQTIEIYPNPCTNQAVLQATKQMHNATLTISNCLGQIVAQINNIEGLSVTFNCNNKATGLYLLRLTENNRIIATKKILITD is encoded by the coding sequence ATGAAAAAGTTTTTCCTTATTCTGGCAGTGGTTTTCGTCTTTAAAACAGCCCACGGGCAAATATTAAACGGAAGTTTTGAAAATATTTCCGGAGCTGATTTATCAAATTGGGGTTGGATTTGCAGCGCACAATCATACAAAAGCGCGCCGGCAAGCGCCGGTAATTGGTGTATAGAAGTAGAAGGTGGCAACTACCAAGGGTGTTTTCCCGGATGCGCCTTTCAAAAAATTCCTTCCATTACAAATGGGCAGCAGTTTTATTTAAGCGGCTGGGCTTTTTCGCAGGCAGCTGCCCCAATTGGAATTTATTTTGGAAAAATAAAAAACGGTATTATTTCTAAACAATTGGGCGACACTACTACGGCTGCCTCGTGGACTTACCTAAGCATTCAAAGCAGTTTTTCGCTTGAAGAAGGCGATACCGCCTTAGTAATCTTATCTGCCGGAAACACATCGGGGCCAATTTTTGGTGGCTACGGTTACTTCGATTTAATTAACCTCGAACAAGTTACGGCAATAAATACTACCATAGAACAAAACCAAACGATTGAAATTTACCCAAATCCTTGTACAAATCAAGCAGTTTTGCAAGCAACCAAACAAATGCACAATGCAACGCTAACAATAAGTAACTGTTTGGGCCAGATTGTTGCACAAATAAACAACATCGAGGGGCTGTCAGTTACTTTTAATTGCAACAATAAAGCAACCGGCTTGTATTTACTACGGCTTACAGAAAATAATCGAATTATAGCAACAAAAAAAATACTTATAACCGACTGA
- a CDS encoding glycosyltransferase family 2 protein: MPHLPPNAPQLSVVIPLLDEAESLPELVAWIEAVMQKHQFTYEIVLVDDGSTDTSWQVITGLAQKNTAVRGIKFRRNYGKSAALNEAFATVTGQVVITMDADLQDSPDEIPELFRMIVEENYDIVSGWKKTRYDPLSKTIPTKIYNWTTRLITGVKLHDMNCGLKAYKNEVVKNIEVFGEMHRYIPAMAKWQGFNRITEKIVQHRARKYGRSKFGLDRFIKGFLDLLTISFIGKFGKRPMHLFGTLGLVVFFIGFLLAGYLSFEKLILSQYGIAGRPMFFLAILCMIIGTQLFLTGFIGELIVRSSPHRNSYQIEALTEPHQTIN; encoded by the coding sequence ATGCCTCATTTGCCCCCCAACGCCCCCCAACTATCGGTAGTAATACCTTTATTAGATGAGGCCGAGTCGTTGCCCGAACTTGTTGCATGGATAGAGGCCGTTATGCAAAAACACCAGTTTACCTACGAAATTGTGTTGGTTGACGATGGCAGTACCGATACCTCGTGGCAAGTAATTACCGGTTTGGCCCAAAAAAACACAGCGGTTCGGGGTATCAAATTTAGACGCAATTACGGCAAATCGGCAGCATTAAACGAAGCATTTGCAACCGTTACCGGCCAAGTAGTTATTACAATGGATGCCGATTTACAAGACAGCCCCGACGAAATTCCCGAATTATTCCGGATGATAGTTGAAGAAAACTACGATATTGTATCGGGATGGAAAAAAACGCGCTACGACCCACTGAGCAAAACCATTCCAACAAAAATTTACAACTGGACAACAAGGCTAATAACCGGCGTTAAACTGCACGATATGAACTGTGGCTTAAAAGCATACAAAAACGAGGTAGTAAAAAATATTGAAGTATTTGGCGAAATGCACCGCTATATTCCCGCTATGGCAAAATGGCAGGGCTTTAACCGCATAACCGAAAAAATTGTTCAACACCGGGCGCGCAAATATGGCCGCAGTAAATTTGGTTTAGACCGTTTTATAAAAGGCTTTCTCGATTTGCTGACCATTAGTTTTATAGGAAAATTTGGAAAACGCCCTATGCACCTGTTTGGCACCTTAGGTTTAGTAGTGTTTTTTATTGGGTTTTTATTGGCCGGATATTTGTCGTTCGAAAAATTAATACTGTCGCAATATGGCATAGCTGGGCGACCTATGTTTTTTTTAGCTATTTTATGTATGATTATTGGAACCCAACTTTTTTTAACCGGATTTATAGGCGAATTAATTGTCCGGAGCTCGCCACACCGCAACAGTTACCAAATTGAAGCCTTAACCGAGCCGCACCAAACTATTAACTAA
- a CDS encoding RsmB/NOP family class I SAM-dependent RNA methyltransferase gives MKLHRNLVLAVATTLQQIFVGNTPADKAIEQVLKSNSRWGARDRAFIAETTYETVRWYRLLCHLGQKQPPTTPEQWLPIIGIVLLLKYETETSAAAFRLPDDWPEFAGLHPEKIYAAKHILLNTTTERALAASIPDWLDEIGYNELGDQWQPVLNALNQPAPVVLRTNTLRITRENLRQALHTEGVETQIFGNDAALIVTQRQNLFKTNAFLQGWFEVQDAASQLVAPALQVKPHLRVVDACAGAGGKTLHLAALMQNKGQIIALDTDAHKLQTLQQRARRAGAFCIETRPIAHSKIIKRLYATADRLLLDVPCSGLGVLRRNPDTKWKLNPARLTELKQIQQQILRQYSPICKPGGLLVYATCSILPSENEAQIEQFLSEQTTTPFTLLSSQHLWPQTYGFDGFYIAVLQRTA, from the coding sequence ATTAAATTACATCGCAACTTAGTGCTGGCTGTAGCCACTACTTTACAGCAAATTTTTGTAGGCAATACCCCCGCCGACAAAGCTATTGAGCAAGTGCTAAAAAGCAACTCGCGCTGGGGCGCACGCGACCGGGCATTTATTGCCGAAACTACTTACGAAACCGTTAGGTGGTATAGGCTTTTATGCCATCTTGGGCAAAAACAGCCGCCAACAACCCCAGAACAATGGTTGCCTATTATTGGCATTGTATTATTGCTAAAGTACGAAACCGAAACAAGCGCCGCCGCCTTTAGGCTTCCGGATGATTGGCCCGAGTTTGCCGGTTTACATCCGGAAAAAATTTATGCAGCCAAACATATCTTGCTAAACACAACAACAGAACGCGCCCTTGCCGCCTCTATACCCGACTGGTTAGACGAAATTGGCTACAACGAATTAGGCGACCAATGGCAACCTGTGTTAAATGCCCTAAACCAGCCTGCGCCCGTAGTGTTGCGCACAAATACCCTGCGTATTACAAGAGAAAATTTAAGGCAAGCCCTACACACCGAAGGCGTTGAAACACAAATATTTGGCAACGATGCCGCCTTAATTGTAACACAAAGACAAAACTTGTTTAAAACAAATGCTTTTTTGCAAGGCTGGTTTGAGGTGCAAGATGCCGCCTCGCAATTAGTAGCCCCCGCCTTGCAGGTAAAACCCCATTTGCGCGTGGTTGATGCCTGCGCAGGTGCCGGCGGAAAAACCCTTCATTTAGCCGCCTTAATGCAAAACAAAGGTCAAATTATTGCCTTAGATACCGATGCACACAAACTGCAAACCTTGCAACAACGCGCCCGCAGGGCTGGCGCCTTTTGTATTGAAACGCGACCAATTGCACACTCAAAAATTATAAAACGCCTATATGCCACCGCCGACCGCCTGCTGTTAGACGTGCCCTGCTCGGGGCTGGGCGTGCTGCGCCGTAACCCCGACACAAAATGGAAACTTAACCCCGCTCGACTAACTGAATTAAAGCAAATACAACAACAAATTTTACGGCAATACAGCCCAATATGCAAACCCGGCGGCTTATTGGTATATGCTACCTGCAGCATACTACCCAGCGAAAACGAAGCTCAAATTGAACAGTTTTTATCCGAGCAAACTACAACCCCATTTACTTTGTTGAGCAGCCAACACCTTTGGCCCCAAACTTACGGCTTCGATGGCTTTTATATAGCTGTGTTGCAACGCACTGCCTAA
- a CDS encoding cystathionine gamma-synthase family protein: MQNKMKPESLMMSYGYKPELSEGAVKCPIFQTSTFVFKSAEEGKAFFEIAYGHRPQQDNEELGLIYSRINNPDLEILENRLTLWDEAEECAVFESGMAAISTVLLEFLKPGDLLLISSPLYGGSDHFIKKILPKFGIHVAEFGVGQSKETIINLVKNTGLAEKLALIYIETPANPTNDLIDIGCSSEIAKFFSTPDKKVLLAVDNTYMGPVWQHPLKHGADLVLYSATKYIGGHSDVIAGACLGGKDLLTRVKGLRTFLGNLASPNTGWLLLRSLETLKARMDIQANNANKVAAFLSTHPLVEKVYFIGNITAENAEQYAIKQKQCLTNGGMISFDVKGGQQEAFKFLNALKLIKLAVSLGSTESLAEHPATMTHVDVDKELRTKLSITDKMIRLSIGVEYYEDIIFDLNQALNEIEK; the protein is encoded by the coding sequence ATGCAAAACAAAATGAAACCCGAAAGTCTAATGATGTCTTACGGCTACAAACCCGAACTTTCTGAGGGGGCAGTTAAATGTCCAATTTTTCAAACTTCAACTTTTGTTTTTAAGAGTGCCGAAGAAGGCAAAGCCTTTTTTGAAATCGCTTATGGCCACAGACCACAACAAGACAATGAAGAGCTTGGGCTGATATATAGCCGCATAAATAACCCCGACCTCGAAATTTTAGAGAACAGACTAACTCTATGGGATGAGGCCGAAGAGTGCGCCGTTTTTGAAAGTGGAATGGCGGCCATTTCAACGGTATTATTAGAGTTTTTAAAACCGGGCGATTTATTGCTAATTAGCAGCCCGCTTTATGGTGGCAGCGACCATTTTATAAAAAAGATATTGCCAAAATTTGGAATTCATGTTGCCGAGTTTGGGGTTGGCCAAAGCAAAGAGACGATAATTAACTTGGTTAAAAATACCGGATTAGCAGAAAAATTAGCACTAATTTATATTGAAACTCCTGCAAACCCAACAAACGACCTTATTGATATTGGTTGTAGCAGCGAAATTGCTAAGTTTTTTTCAACTCCGGACAAAAAAGTATTACTTGCCGTTGACAATACTTACATGGGGCCTGTTTGGCAGCATCCTTTAAAACATGGTGCAGATTTAGTTTTATATTCGGCTACAAAATATATCGGTGGGCATAGCGATGTTATTGCCGGGGCCTGTTTAGGTGGTAAAGATTTATTAACAAGGGTAAAAGGGCTTAGAACTTTTTTAGGAAACTTGGCAAGCCCAAATACCGGTTGGCTTTTACTGCGAAGTTTAGAAACATTAAAAGCAAGAATGGACATTCAGGCAAATAATGCCAATAAAGTAGCAGCATTTTTAAGCACCCATCCTTTAGTTGAAAAAGTATATTTTATAGGCAATATTACAGCCGAAAATGCCGAACAATATGCCATTAAACAAAAACAATGTTTAACAAACGGAGGCATGATTTCTTTTGATGTTAAAGGCGGGCAACAAGAAGCATTCAAATTTTTAAATGCCTTAAAATTGATAAAATTAGCTGTAAGCTTGGGCAGCACAGAAAGTTTAGCCGAACATCCGGCAACAATGACCCATGTAGATGTGGACAAAGAATTGCGAACAAAACTATCTATTACCGATAAAATGATTAGGTTATCTATCGGCGTTGAATATTATGAAGATATCATTTTTGACCTCAACCAAGCCTTAAATGAAATAGAAAAATAA
- a CDS encoding sigma-70 family RNA polymerase sigma factor — protein sequence MLRQIKISHQITSRDSLALEKYLQEISRISVLTPEEEVELSVKIHEGDEDALASLVRANLRFVVSVAKQYANSGVSLIDLINEGNVGLIKAAKRFDHTKGFKFISYAVWWIRQQIMLAMTDSRLIRLPQNKSEASSRLNKVQNVFMQREEREPNMSELAEMAEMKLEDVENILRHSIKMVSLDAPDNHNDEESSALINRIGDDANTTDDELITDSLRTEIQDVLRVLSHREVEIIERYYGLNGITQMSLEDIADDLDLTRERVRQIKEKALRRLRKSAKSTILKNYL from the coding sequence ATGTTACGTCAAATTAAAATTAGTCATCAAATTACCAGCCGCGACAGCCTGGCACTTGAAAAATACCTGCAAGAAATTAGCCGGATATCGGTATTAACCCCCGAAGAAGAAGTTGAGCTTAGTGTGAAAATTCACGAGGGAGACGAAGACGCACTTGCCAGCTTAGTGCGAGCTAATTTGCGTTTTGTTGTATCGGTAGCCAAACAGTACGCAAACTCTGGCGTTTCGCTAATTGACCTTATTAACGAAGGGAACGTTGGCCTTATAAAAGCTGCCAAACGTTTTGACCACACCAAAGGATTCAAATTTATATCGTATGCTGTATGGTGGATTCGCCAGCAAATTATGTTAGCCATGACCGACTCGCGCCTTATCCGCTTGCCGCAAAATAAATCTGAAGCATCGTCAAGGCTAAATAAAGTGCAAAATGTATTTATGCAGCGCGAAGAACGCGAACCAAACATGTCTGAACTGGCCGAGATGGCCGAGATGAAGTTAGAAGACGTGGAGAACATTTTGCGCCACAGTATAAAAATGGTATCGTTAGATGCACCCGACAACCATAACGACGAAGAATCGAGTGCCTTAATAAACCGGATAGGAGACGATGCAAACACTACGGATGATGAACTGATAACCGACTCGTTGCGTACTGAAATTCAAGATGTTTTGCGCGTACTTTCGCACCGCGAAGTAGAAATTATTGAGCGATATTACGGCCTAAATGGCATTACCCAAATGTCGCTCGAAGATATTGCCGACGATTTAGACCTTACTCGCGAGCGCGTACGCCAAATTAAAGAAAAAGCACTGCGCCGCTTGCGTAAATCGGCAAAAAGTACCATACTTAAAAATTATTTATAA
- the dusB gene encoding tRNA dihydrouridine synthase DusB, which yields MVKIENIELGEFPLLLAPMEDVSDPPFRAVCKQNGADLMYTEFISSEGLVRDAQKSLKKLDIYEDERPIGIQIFGSDLDAMSVSAQMVEAANPDLLDINYGCPVMKVVCKMAGAGILQDVQRMVALTQRVVKSTSLPVTVKTRLGWDENTKNIVEVAERLQDIGIKALSIHGRTRKQLYKGEADWSLIGEVKNNPRMHIPVFGNGDIDSPEKALDYKNRYGVDGLMIGRASIGYPWIFREIKHYLQTKNYLPPPTVPERVAVAKQHLLRSVEWKGEKLGILEMRRHYTNYFKGFPEIKAWRNLLVTTNHLSQILDILHAITQAYQTIPNTNEVVLVNPQIAEQVLSSSFLEGQVFA from the coding sequence ATGGTTAAAATAGAAAATATTGAACTTGGCGAATTTCCGTTGCTGTTAGCACCCATGGAAGATGTAAGCGACCCACCTTTTAGGGCAGTTTGCAAACAAAATGGCGCCGATTTAATGTACACCGAGTTTATATCTTCGGAAGGGTTGGTACGCGATGCCCAAAAAAGCCTTAAAAAATTAGATATATACGAGGATGAACGGCCTATTGGAATTCAAATTTTTGGCTCGGACTTAGACGCGATGAGCGTATCAGCGCAAATGGTCGAGGCAGCAAATCCAGATTTATTAGATATTAACTACGGTTGCCCCGTTATGAAAGTGGTATGTAAAATGGCCGGAGCCGGTATTTTACAAGATGTTCAACGTATGGTAGCACTTACCCAGCGCGTGGTAAAAAGTACTTCGTTGCCTGTTACGGTAAAAACACGTTTGGGCTGGGACGAAAACACCAAAAACATTGTTGAAGTAGCCGAACGCCTGCAAGATATTGGCATTAAAGCACTATCCATTCATGGCCGAACCCGCAAACAACTGTACAAAGGCGAAGCCGACTGGTCGCTTATTGGCGAGGTAAAAAACAACCCACGTATGCACATTCCGGTTTTTGGTAACGGCGATATTGACAGTCCCGAAAAAGCCCTCGATTATAAAAACCGCTACGGCGTTGATGGCCTTATGATTGGCAGGGCATCTATTGGGTATCCCTGGATTTTTCGCGAAATAAAACATTATTTACAAACAAAAAACTATTTGCCGCCACCTACTGTGCCCGAACGGGTAGCCGTAGCCAAACAACACCTTTTGCGATCAGTAGAGTGGAAAGGCGAAAAGCTTGGTATTTTAGAAATGCGCCGACATTATACCAACTATTTTAAAGGCTTTCCGGAAATTAAAGCATGGCGCAATTTATTAGTTACTACAAACCACCTAAGCCAAATTTTAGATATTCTACATGCAATTACCCAGGCTTATCAAACCATACCCAACACCAACGAGGTAGTGTTAGTAAACCCACAAATTGCCGAGCAAGTATTATCGTCTTCATTTTTAGAAGGGCAGGTGTTTGCCTAA
- a CDS encoding glycosyltransferase — protein sequence MMLINGSNVLIGIFIFVWLVQMGYWVGLFIRMAWKFNPFLSGNTTNLTQPQPVSVIICARNEAANLAKFLPAVLQQNYAAGFEVVVVNDQSSDQTAAVLQEFAQQYLHLTVVNITEQRKDGGEAAASGKKQALAQGIAAAKHPILLFTDADCYPASNEWITLMTQALNKPAELVLGWSPYLKQSGWLNRLVRIETYIAGVQYLSWALAKKPYMGVGRNLCYTRTLYAQVGGFAGHGHLTSGDDDLLVQAVAKGQYAVSICINKKATCYTYAPTNFAAWWRQKTRHLSTSHQYTAKHKIFLGAFWTSQVLVSLLGLVGIYLAILGQNTNYLFLYLGLFFMRWVVQGIIHAGIKRNNNMDTQLVSWGFMVYDWLLTIYYLLLAPSVIWQKKQGHKWR from the coding sequence ATGATGTTGATAAATGGTAGCAATGTATTGATTGGCATTTTTATATTTGTTTGGTTAGTACAAATGGGATATTGGGTGGGTCTATTTATCCGGATGGCGTGGAAATTTAACCCTTTTTTATCCGGAAATACTACAAATTTAACTCAACCACAACCGGTATCGGTAATAATATGCGCACGCAACGAAGCAGCCAATTTAGCTAAGTTTTTACCTGCGGTTTTGCAACAAAATTATGCGGCGGGCTTCGAAGTTGTGGTGGTAAACGACCAATCGAGCGACCAAACGGCGGCAGTTTTGCAGGAATTTGCGCAGCAATATTTGCACTTAACCGTAGTAAATATAACTGAACAGCGAAAGGACGGTGGCGAGGCGGCAGCATCCGGAAAAAAACAGGCCTTAGCCCAAGGTATTGCCGCTGCTAAGCACCCTATATTGCTGTTTACCGATGCCGATTGCTATCCGGCCTCAAACGAATGGATAACCTTAATGACACAAGCCTTAAACAAACCAGCAGAATTAGTACTTGGTTGGTCGCCATACCTTAAACAATCCGGATGGTTAAACCGCTTGGTTCGCATCGAAACATATATAGCAGGGGTGCAATATTTGTCGTGGGCCTTAGCAAAAAAACCGTATATGGGCGTTGGACGCAATTTGTGTTATACACGCACGCTTTATGCACAAGTGGGCGGGTTTGCAGGGCATGGCCACCTAACATCTGGCGACGACGATTTGTTGGTACAAGCCGTAGCAAAAGGCCAATATGCTGTATCCATTTGTATTAATAAAAAGGCAACTTGTTACACCTATGCGCCAACAAACTTTGCGGCATGGTGGCGGCAAAAAACGCGGCATTTAAGTACCAGCCATCAATATACAGCTAAACACAAAATTTTTTTAGGTGCATTTTGGACCTCGCAGGTTTTGGTGAGTTTGCTTGGGTTGGTTGGCATTTATTTGGCAATTTTAGGGCAAAATACTAATTACCTTTTTTTGTATTTGGGTTTGTTTTTTATGCGTTGGGTAGTGCAGGGCATCATTCATGCGGGCATTAAGCGCAATAATAATATGGACACTCAATTAGTTAGTTGGGGATTTATGGTGTACGATTGGTTGCTTACCATTTATTATCTGTTATTAGCCCCGTCGGTAATTTGGCAAAAAAAGCAAGGGCATAAATGGCGGTAG
- a CDS encoding thymidine kinase, producing the protein MSVEYRQSGWIEVVCGSMFSGKTEELIRRIKRAQIANLPVAVFKPLIDQRYDANDVVSHDAKTINAIPVTSAQTVLNASEHVKVVGIDEAQFFDMGIVSVAEQLALNGKRVIIAGLDLDYLAQPFGPMPILMAKSEYVTKLHAICMLCGNLASHSFRKTNSESLIVIGEKDLYEPRCRICYHKGMNA; encoded by the coding sequence ATGTCAGTCGAGTACCGGCAAAGCGGCTGGATAGAGGTTGTTTGTGGCTCTATGTTTTCGGGCAAAACCGAAGAGCTAATTCGGCGAATTAAACGGGCGCAAATTGCTAATTTGCCTGTTGCTGTATTTAAACCACTTATTGACCAACGTTATGATGCTAATGATGTTGTTTCGCACGATGCCAAAACAATTAATGCCATACCCGTTACAAGCGCACAAACCGTGCTAAACGCAAGCGAACACGTAAAAGTGGTGGGCATTGATGAAGCACAGTTTTTTGATATGGGCATTGTTTCGGTTGCCGAACAGTTAGCCCTAAATGGCAAAAGGGTTATTATTGCCGGATTAGACTTGGACTACTTAGCCCAGCCCTTTGGCCCCATGCCAATATTAATGGCCAAAAGCGAGTATGTTACCAAATTACATGCTATTTGTATGTTATGTGGCAATTTAGCCAGCCACTCGTTCCGCAAAACCAACAGCGAAAGCCTAATTGTAATTGGCGAAAAAGACCTTTACGAGCCTCGCTGCCGAATATGCTACCATAAAGGAATGAACGCCTAA
- the nusB gene encoding transcription antitermination factor NusB yields MWSIMLNRRILRVKVLQALYAFDQNEKLTPKGLAANLDRSINAIGFYYAYHLYIIQEIANYIIKYNTMQEGKFLTKNLHPVLLLENPIIVAIKNDTKLQEKFAKEKFELYADDEFIRQLFYHLLKNQTYKSYITAPERNLNLETEVIKVLFLEILCQSEVFEAHLEEIGTTWHDDDEIVLTAIGNKLTSFAKTKVKSSNENSGNNAFFSDMLQNWDEKTTFAHELLQKTITHRNNFIELIKPRLENWELDRIAQLDLLILQLALCELVHFSAIPVNVTLNEYIEITKFYSTPKSKDFVNGILDVLLKQLQTSGIIKKLGRGLDQ; encoded by the coding sequence TTGTGGTCTATTATGCTTAACCGCCGTATTTTGCGCGTTAAAGTGCTACAAGCCCTTTACGCATTTGACCAAAATGAAAAACTAACACCCAAAGGGTTGGCTGCTAATTTAGACCGCAGTATAAATGCCATAGGATTCTATTATGCCTATCATTTGTATATCATTCAGGAAATAGCAAACTACATTATTAAATATAACACAATGCAAGAGGGTAAATTTTTAACTAAAAATTTACACCCTGTTTTGTTGCTCGAAAACCCGATAATTGTAGCTATTAAAAACGATACCAAATTACAAGAAAAATTTGCCAAAGAAAAATTCGAACTTTATGCCGACGATGAGTTTATTAGGCAATTATTTTACCATCTTCTAAAAAACCAAACTTACAAGTCCTACATTACTGCACCCGAGCGCAATTTAAACCTCGAAACCGAGGTTATTAAAGTATTGTTTCTTGAAATATTATGCCAAAGCGAGGTTTTTGAAGCACATCTCGAAGAAATTGGCACTACCTGGCATGACGACGATGAAATTGTTCTGACTGCCATAGGCAATAAACTAACCTCTTTTGCTAAAACAAAGGTCAAAAGCTCAAATGAAAACAGTGGCAACAATGCCTTTTTTTCAGACATGCTTCAAAATTGGGACGAAAAAACCACATTTGCCCACGAACTATTGCAAAAAACCATTACCCACCGCAATAACTTTATTGAGCTAATAAAACCGCGCTTAGAAAACTGGGAACTGGACCGCATAGCCCAACTCGACTTGCTAATACTGCAATTAGCACTTTGCGAATTGGTGCATTTTTCGGCGATTCCGGTAAATGTAACCCTTAACGAATATATTGAAATTACCAAGTTTTACAGCACTCCCAAAAGTAAAGACTTTGTAAATGGCATACTCGATGTCTTATTAAAACAACTACAGACATCCGGAATAATTAAAAAATTAGGACGAGGTCTTGACCAGTAA
- a CDS encoding AAA family ATPase, protein MQRILILGCPGSGKSTLAQQVANITLLPLIHLDQYYWLPNWIEPNRETWQHKVLELANTQQWVMDGNYGNCLFNYRLQRADAVVFLKLPRLLCLWRVVKRILGNYGHIRPDMAKNCPERFDWAFLQYVWQYKTRREPHYLQTIHLIGTQQNQKLNNSNKHIFILTNKQKIANFLNEISLLYR, encoded by the coding sequence ATGCAACGTATTTTGATATTGGGGTGTCCCGGCTCCGGAAAATCAACCTTAGCACAGCAAGTAGCAAATATTACCCTATTGCCCCTAATTCATTTAGACCAATACTATTGGTTGCCAAACTGGATCGAGCCAAACCGCGAAACATGGCAACACAAAGTGCTTGAGCTTGCTAATACCCAACAATGGGTTATGGATGGCAACTATGGCAATTGCCTATTTAACTACCGCCTGCAACGCGCCGATGCTGTTGTTTTTTTGAAGTTGCCGCGATTGCTTTGTTTGTGGCGCGTAGTAAAGCGGATACTCGGTAACTATGGCCACATTCGACCAGATATGGCAAAAAATTGCCCCGAACGATTCGATTGGGCATTTTTACAATATGTTTGGCAATACAAAACCCGTCGCGAGCCGCATTATTTGCAAACTATTCACTTAATAGGTACGCAGCAGAACCAAAAATTAAACAACTCAAATAAACATATTTTTATTTTAACCAACAAGCAAAAAATAGCTAATTTTTTAAACGAAATAAGCTTGTTGTATCGCTAA
- a CDS encoding alpha/beta hydrolase: MLLAPPVLLPFEFERTTLLCPTYGQAHNPCVVLLHGLNEDAQIWNTILPTVAQKYYVLTPQLPGYGNTPFLPRKTWSMQWLANWIKALFQALPPATKKPVLAGHSMGGYIAANFAYKHAQHLTGLLFVHSTTLPDTAERRKLRLKSMALIESHGLLPYLQPFFKQFLTPQYAQANPAKLTELTNNAANFNWQAIVGSLNAIRERQNRQNILNNPQLKVGFIMGKLDAFVPYAQNLTEIAQAKSSVYAGLLPNAGHVSMLEAPEALLTHLLTFFDYCFEQIK; the protein is encoded by the coding sequence ATGCTTTTAGCTCCACCCGTTTTACTACCCTTCGAGTTTGAGCGCACAACCCTGCTTTGCCCAACCTACGGCCAAGCCCACAACCCTTGCGTAGTGTTATTACATGGCCTAAACGAAGATGCACAAATATGGAACACCATTTTGCCCACTGTAGCACAAAAATACTACGTTTTAACCCCGCAACTGCCCGGATACGGCAATACACCATTTTTACCCCGTAAAACATGGTCAATGCAATGGTTGGCAAATTGGATTAAGGCATTGTTTCAGGCTTTGCCCCCAGCAACAAAAAAGCCAGTATTGGCAGGCCATTCCATGGGAGGATATATTGCTGCCAATTTTGCCTATAAACATGCACAGCACCTAACAGGCCTATTGTTTGTGCATAGCACTACCTTGCCCGATACTGCCGAACGGCGCAAGCTAAGGCTAAAATCAATGGCTCTTATTGAATCGCATGGATTATTGCCCTATTTGCAGCCATTTTTTAAGCAATTTTTAACCCCGCAATACGCTCAAGCAAACCCCGCCAAACTAACCGAATTAACAAATAATGCCGCTAATTTTAATTGGCAGGCCATTGTTGGGTCATTAAACGCCATACGCGAACGCCAAAACCGGCAAAATATATTAAACAACCCGCAACTTAAAGTGGGCTTTATTATGGGTAAACTCGATGCTTTTGTGCCTTATGCCCAAAACTTAACCGAAATTGCACAAGCAAAATCGTCCGTTTATGCAGGTTTGCTGCCCAATGCCGGTCATGTATCTATGCTCGAAGCACCCGAGGCATTATTGACCCATTTGCTAACCTTTTTTGACTATTGTTTTGAGCAAATAAAATGA